The sequence below is a genomic window from Gossypium hirsutum isolate 1008001.06 chromosome A11, Gossypium_hirsutum_v2.1, whole genome shotgun sequence.
CTCAATAAAAAGTCTGATAGAAATTTCTGTTTACAAGTCTTATTATGTTCTAAAGACCAATccttccaaagaaaaaaaaaatccaaaatatagaagagaaaaaataacaaaattgttACTAAGTAACAGCCAAAGCTCCCTTCTATTATTGTTTTTATCCATTATTATCCAATACAAatttaatcaccattcataaacTCAATTTACATAATTCATAAGTGAACCTTACATATATGAACGATGATGATCCATGTATTGGGAAATAATGGGTTAGATATTAACCCGTGATGATTACTTATTTTTTAACCAAAACCTTTTTTTAGTAGTTGATTCCACGACCATATTCTCTTGTTCTGAAAGGGTAGGGTCTTACAGGTTCACGGCGCACAAACGATGGTTGCTTTTGTGACTGTAAATACGACCATTTATCTTGAAacagataaatgaaaataatcaaacaaatcTCAGCAGTCAAAATTATGGTCCAAAGCTTTGTGCTTGCTGATGTCTTTTCATGCAATGCTCCCAATCCTGTGTAAATGTTGATTACACCTAAAATACACACCGCAGTTCCTAGTAACCAATGTGCAATAAACCATGCACTTCTTCCCTTGGATCCCCTAAACATAATGCGTTATAAATGCTTCAATTTTACACTCTATATGCCAAAATGCAAGCTCATTTAGGGTGTGCTTGGTTGAGTAAAAAAGTGAAGGGATAAGAGGAGAGTGATAAaaatgagaagaaagaaaataagagaaataatcatttttcatcctaatgtataaaaattaatccttctaaaatgaaatgatgagaggagagaaaatgaaatagaaatgtatgttagttcaaaattattcatttttcaaatattttattttctttcttttttaactcTACCAAGTAatgtattgaaaaaaaaaatatttttctttccattttttcaTCCTTCCCATTAAGTACagttatgaaaagaaaaaatatgttTTCTATCACCTCAATTTTCCATCTTTCCAATTTTTTTACTACTCTATCAAACAAAGctttagggctaaattacaaggGCAAATCATATACGAAGGTTTACCTGCATGAACGTAGAACCCCGGTTAAAGCTTGCAACCATATGATACCATATAAAGCTACCCCTAGTCTTTGGTGATGATTGTTGAAGGAGTTGTTGAAATTTTTGATGGACATGATTGCTCCTATTGTAACTAGAAGTACAGAAAGTATCTGCTCAACATAAATTTTACTGTTAtccttaatatttaatatttgtaaatatcaaaattataaaaaaaaattgatccgTGATTATATCAATAATCTTTAAATAATTATGCATCCGATTTAAATAACAATCACAagaagttattttaattttatgatttcaattttttcttaTGGTCGATATTTACCGTAATACTACCCAAATGGCTATGATTCATAGCGGTTAAACACGTGAAGGTAAACTACATGTATATACTCTATATATTCTaacttatgaataattttattttatatcataaattatttttaaaaatataatttaaaaatcattttttatgatTGCAATAACTGTGATAACACTAGCAAAAAGAAACATGATTTAAAACATGTTGTACAAAAAATAACCATGTTTACATTGACGA
It includes:
- the LOC107923789 gene encoding cytochrome b561 domain-containing protein At4g18260 produces the protein MQLVFFTMSIALIVILVLPFVSSSQQHVESINGSNTNDKDNIPKVSHKLMFEIILHGIILWASMGFLVPVGILAIRMSNKEEECGTRHQVLFYVHAVSQILSVLLVTIGAIMSIKNFNNSFNNHHQRLGVALYGIIWLQALTGVLRSCRGSKGRSAWFIAHWLLGTAVCILGVINIYTGLGALHEKTSASTKLWTIILTAEICLIIFIYLFQDKWSYLQSQKQPSFVRREPVRPYPFRTREYGRGINY